In the Gossypium arboreum isolate Shixiya-1 chromosome 10, ASM2569848v2, whole genome shotgun sequence genome, one interval contains:
- the LOC128282072 gene encoding uncharacterized protein LOC128282072: MRETQVSSKRSSGKMHPFPSKKLRGQQERSTASVGYSGKTRSSKRHNSKSSSPMVTSVGSVDDQKSRYKTCNKFHFGECRMKSGACYRCGSLDHFLRDFLERANKEVELALKPNALISRVKPLRHPRSASGSRIVAKDATAKLEARAPTRTYAIRAREEASAPEVITGIFSIYNTRVIALIDPGSTYSYICMKLVSSMNMSVEPTEFVIKVSNPLGNKYIELKCSGGEILRIDSSELDTPPVVIFQ, encoded by the exons aTGAGAGAAACTCAAGTTTCAAGTAAGAGATCCAGTGGTAAGATGCATCCATTTCCCTCAAAGAAATTGAGAGGTCAACAAGAACGCTCCACTGCATCGGTGGGATATTCGGGTAAGACAAGAAGTTCTAAGCGTCACAACTCGAAGTCTTCTTCCcctatggtgactagtgtgggaagCGTAGATGATCAAAAGTCGAGATATAAAACTTGTAATAAGTTTCATTTCGGAGAATGTCGAATGAAGAGCGGAGCatgctatagatgtggttctcttgaccacttccttagaGATTTCTTGGAACGAGctaataaagaggttgaattagctCTGAAGCCGAACGCTCTTATTTCTCGAGTTAAACCTCTGAGACATCCCAGAAGTGCAAGCGGTAGTCGAATCGTTGCTAAAGATGCTACTGCAAAATTAGAGGCACGAGCCCCGACAAgaacttatgcaatacgcgctcgagaggaagcctctgctcccgaAGTTATCACGGGtatattttctatctataatactcgtgtcattgccttaattgatccagggTCAACCTATtcgtacatttgcatgaaattggtgtctagcatgaacatGTCTGTAGaacctacagaatttgtgattaaggtgtcaaacccactAGGCAA caagtatatcgaATTGAAATGCTCAGGTGGTGAGATTCTCCGTATTGATTCAAGTGAGTTGGATACTCCACCGGTCGTAATTTTtcaatga